Part of the Xiphophorus couchianus chromosome 19, X_couchianus-1.0, whole genome shotgun sequence genome is shown below.
tttattttctgtgatttaaCAGCTTCCACGCCCCCACTAAACATCTAATCTCTTAAAATCAGCCTTGTGTGTTGCAGATATTGTCATTAATTTCCGTGTAAACATGAACTGCAGCTGCAGTTTCGCCTGAAAGCCATTGCATTTGAAAATTTGTGGCCAGTCAGCTTTACAggaacctttaaaaaataattaaaaaaagagatatgTGTATAAGATTATATTTGTTGTAAGTTGATGCTATACAATTAAACTGAACtaactatttgtttatttatttgtaccccttcagggggtcttttgtgggctctagtgtcccttatatgacagtagactgacaggaaacggggaaggagagggggaagacatgcggcaatgtcgtcgggtccgcgtcgaggactcaaggcctccaaatacgggtcgcgctaactgCTACGCCACCACAGCGTTGAACTAACGATTTATGttatcattttgattttgatcaaaGATAAGACACAGAGGCTCATCATATTTGAATTTTGGTTTCACTGtggtttttatcttaaaagaGCATAATAAgagcatattttatatttgagcaactttaaaggtttaaaatgtaTCTGTAAGGGGAGATGGAGTCAAGATTGCAGAGAACTTGATCTCTTTTTGAATTTCCTGCTAGAATTGAGACCGGCCTTATTTAGATCTAAACTTTATGATTTAttcttaaactttaaaaacttaaagTTAAATGGGCCTCATAAAGTGTCATGCTATGTAACTGATCACTCGTGATTCTGAGTTGTGGGCTGTTTTAACTCTGTGTTACCAcgtgtttttatctttaaagagGAGATACCGATCAGTAAATGCTTTACCtccgtgtttgtgtgtgcagggAATGCCGGAGCAGTGGGCCCGGCTCCTTCAGAACTCCAACATCAGTCCATCGGAGCAGAAACAGAACCCACAGGCCGTCCTCGACGTTCTCAAGTTCTACGACTCCACCAGCGGAAAGCAGAAATACCTGAGTGTTTCTGCTTCAGGTCAGTTTCCCATCTTTATAGCAAACAGCTTACAGACTAGTTTTGTAGCATTCTTTAAGCTTTTCTGTTCcctctttctttcctcctttaGATAAAGATTCTCAGTTGGTAAGTagcatttttcataattttcacaaagtaattcattttcttttctctaagCAATCCCTGAGcttcgttttgttttgtttgtgttttgttattgttgcagCCGGGCAAGAAAGGTACGGCTACTTCTCCGTCAGCCAGAGACGGCGATGACGACGACGATACACCGCCTCCGGTCGTGGCACCACGGCCACCGCACACAAAATCTGTGAGCATGATTTGGTTATAGATGATCCTACTTTTATGATTATCAACCTGAAATAACTAGAACTTGGTCCCACAATTCacagtttctttaaaatgacGTGAATCTACTTtttcctgcttgtttttttaaaagatgtacACGAGGCCGACCCTAGACACAGAAAGTCCCAAGGCAGCTGACCGACAGAAAGCGAAGGGAGGCAAGATGACTGATGAAGAAATAATGGAGAAGCTAAGTAAGTTTAACACACGCTTAAAATTCAGACatataaaaaacacatctgCATTTGTTTCTGCCTACCTAAtataatttttgtctttgtgacaTTTTAGGAAGTATTGTCAGTATCGGAGACCCTAAAAAGAAATATACTCGCTTCGAAAAGATCGGCCAGGGGTGAGTCGGGATTTacactgaaaacacacaaagaaaatgtcaaacctTTGAAAGAAGATGTCTACCAAAGAGGAAGTTACACAGTTTCAGAAAGAGAGTCATATTCACTCATCTAATTCATCAATATTATGTTATCTTTGGCTTTTTAGCAATGCATTTGAGCTGCTCTTATTCCAGGGAATAAAGACTAGAATTTAATTTACTTAGGCTGTTCAGAAGCAACATAAGAATGACGACAGACGGAGAAGGTCCTCTGTAATCTCCCACTCAAAATTTACAGCTGCTCACGCCAACAATTTGACAAAGATTGGACTATTTGGTTACAATAAGAAGAAGTTAGTTTTTCCATGAATTAACAGCTGGATGGTTGAAACGTCACCAGAAGTGAGAGTTGCAGCAggataataattaaaaacacacatcaacacCTGCTGGGAGTGGAAAAAGCAGGCTAACATTATCTATCCATTTGAGGGTTTATGGACAAAACCCAGGACTGTCACAGTAAACCAAGCAATTTAGCTTTGTTCAAACATACCTCTAGAGTCACACTAGAAGATGTTGATGGCAACAAAAAATGTGTAGTTTTCCTGCAGCTTCCCAATGTACATTTATCCCAGTTTTACTGAGAGTGTGTGTACTTATTTGAATAAAAGATAGTCCACAATAAATTGAAACTTGTGCATCTATACTTAACTTAATTAATTACAGCTGGATAGTCTGACCCCCTTGAAAATATAGTTCAAATGAAAAGGTCAAAATTGACAGGGTTGGTGCCTATGATGAGTGGGTGTAAACCGCTGACTGGATCTGTACATGCCAAATGGGACAAAAACAATTGAAGacttttgatttacattttgatttctttttctttcagggCCTCTGGTACAGTTTACACAGCCATAGATGTTGCCACAGGACAAGAGGTTAGCTTGTCGTGTCTTATCTCTGCCCAAACAAAGACTTTCTTGATTTTCTCCTCCACGTCTGATTCTGTATTTGACTTTGTCAAGGAGCAACTCAGTAAAAAACGTTGAGATCTTAAGATGTGCAATTGTCTGACCTTAAGTCAGAATCAGAATGCTAGTCTAGTAACATTTACTAAACGCTGTGATTTGCAGGTGGCCATCAAGCAGATCAACCTGCAGAAGCAGCCGAAGAAAGAGCTTATCATCAATGAAATCCTGGTCATGAAAGAGCTGAAGAACCCCAACATTGTCAACTTCGTAGACAGGTAACACTTTCTATGCAGTAGAAGTGAACATAGAGGGCACAGTTCGCAGCACCAAGCTTTGCTTTGACTTTCTGTGTAGTTTCCTGGTTGGGGACGAGCTTTTCGTGGTGATGGAGTATCTGGCCGGCGGCTCTCTAACCGATGTTGTGACGGAGACGTGCATGGATGAGGCTCAGATCGCTGCCGTCTGCAGAGAGGTAAAGCTCGACACACCCATAAGAGAACCTGCATGAAACTTGTCAAAACCGTGGTGCTGCATAATTTAGATGGACCATTAAACATGTCAATCAGACATGTTTCACTGGGAAGTTTTACTCCTGTACTgcatttttcagattgtttAGAGAGACGCTGCAAAAGTACTCATacccacatttttttcatgccacaaccacaaacctcaatgtgacccattgtgattttttttgtgattcatGGTTTtaatctttgttgttgtttttttaatacaaacctgacaagtgtggtgtgcatttgaaTTTAACCCCTCTTATTCCAGTTATTAGCCACAAGACAAATATGGGAGAAAACaagcatgtggaagaaggtgctctgggcTGAGAagaggaaataattttttttggccTGCCTGCAAAATTCCAGGGATAGCTGACACGAAAACTGCCTGAGGGCAATGGTTTAGACCGATTTATTCatgttagaatggtccagtcaaagcccacGGATAAATGCAGTTAAGATTATGTGGCAAGAATTGAATGTTGATGTTTGCAGACATCATCCAGTCCATATGAGTGagtttttctacttttccaCAAGTAGATATGCAgaattgttaaaaaaagtaCCCAAGAATTCCAGTTCTCAGTACGCACTGCCTTGTGTCTATTGTATAAAATCCTCCcagaaaacactgaacattctggttgtaacatcacaaaatatGGGGAAATTCAAGAGGTGttgatacttttgcaagacactgcatTTGTAAGCGTTGGCAACTTGCTTCATTTCCtcactttttctctgtttaggTCCTTCAGGCTTTGGAGTTTCTTCATGCCAACCAGGTCATCCACAGAGACATCAAGAGCGACAACGTACTTCTCGGGATGGACGGCTCAGTCAAACTCAGTAAGGAAGGATCTATTCATCCGTGGTCACATGTTGCTCTCAGCAGACTGAAAAACTCATTTATGTCGAGTACATTCAGACATCCCTGTCATAAATCCGTGGACCTCAACCcactttttgtgtttctgcagccgACTTCGGCTTCTGCGCTCAGATCACCCCGGAGCAGAGCAAGCGCAGCACCATGGTGGGAACGCCATACTGGATGGCTCCAGAGGTGGTGACCAGGAAGGCTTACGGACCCAAAGTGGACATTTGGTCTCTGGGGATCATGGCCATAGAAATGGTGGAGGGGGAGCCTCCATATCTCAATGAGAATCCTCTCAGGGTGGGTGGACAAATGGAGGACAAATAATCAGTCAGTTGTTCAAGATTACACTTTCTATTTACCTTTCAGTATGTGCAAATCAGTAGCATTTAAAAAGCCCCACAGCATGTTCCTGCCTCTACCATCATTTATGTGTAAATGCAGAATCAAAATATTTGCATTCTTTCTTACAGCATTTACAACCTGCTGATCCTAGAGGAAATATCTCTGAAATTGATTATTGGATATAATTTGTTGTTAATGGACTCAAATCATCAATGCTTTTacgattttcttttttttcgtttttcttcttcttaccaCAGAAACTGATTTCACATCTGCTGAATCTAACAACTTTTCTCTTGCGTCCCCATGTGGCTGACAGTTGAATGCGCGAGTAAAGGgctcaacatttttaaaaagacgcaAAGCTCCCAGCATGGACTTAGTCATTTCTATAAACATCTGgatcataaattaaaattataaatagaaaGTATTTTTAGAAGTTTTAGTTAGATAATCTGATATAAATATACTGTTAATAAAATAGAATGTTGTTATATTTTCTAAGCGCTCCTTTGCTCTGGTTTCCAGGCGTTGTATTTAATTGCCACCAACGGGACTCCTGAGCTGCAGAACCCAGAGAAGTTGTCTCCCATCTTCAGGTCCTTCCTGTCCAGCTCTCTAGAGATGGACGTGGAAAAACGAGGGTCCGGCAAAGAGTTGTTGCAGGTAAAACAAAAGCTCTTTATTTTAGTCGACTTTAATGCTTGCGAAAGTTTAATACTATGTGCCTCCCCCTGCTGTATTTCAGGTGTGTAAGAGAATCTGTTCTTATGCGTTTTAgcttttttctctaaaaaactATGTGGTTTTCTCCAAACATAGATACTACAGGAACTTGATGAGGAGTAATAAATCTCATTTGCTTAATTCAAAGACATAATATGAGTCAGGATGTTTGTAGCAGACTGTTAAAGTTGTTTATGTTTAACCAGTTCCTGAACTGAATGGCGAAAAAAATGGTGTTTAGTGGTTTCATGTTGGCACAGCAGGTGGTTGAAAGTGTTTCGCGTGCATTCTCCTGCAAATATTGCTTCAAATATTTGTGACATCGAATTGAATAtgtggggctgcacagtggcgcagttggtagcactgttgccttgcagcaagaaggtcctgggttcgattcccggccggggtctttctgcatggagtttgcatgttctccctgtgcatgcgtgggttctctccgggtactccggcttcctcccacagtccaaaaacgtgactgtcaggtcaattggtttctctaaattctccctaggtgtgagtgtgtgtgtgcatggttgtttgtcctgtgtgtctctgtgttgccctgcgacagactggcgacctgtccagggtgaaccccgcctctcgcccggaacgtagctggagatgggcaccagcaaccctcccgaccccattagggacaagggtgaacagaaaatggatggatggatggatggaattgaATATGTACTGTGGATGTAGAGGAACTAGAAATTAATCCAAGATGACATCTTTGACAGAAccactaaatataaaaattaccTTTAGCAGGAGAAACTCATCAAATCTTGAAAAATGACCAGTTTGAGTAGATATTATTACCACTTTATCTGAGTTAATTTCTTCCATCTGTTTGCATGTTTCTCTAGCATCCCTTCCTGAAGCAGGCGAAACCTCTGTCCAGTCTAACCCCTCTCATCCTGGCAGCCAAGGAGGCAATGAAGAGCAATCGCTAACCCTCCGCCTTCGTTTTAgagactttaaaacaaacacgGACCACCAACTGTCTCCCAGCGGTCTGTGTATGTGATCATGAGAAGTCTGccgatgttttgtttttctagttgTCGTAAAATGCTGCTCCACTTTCCTCGTGTTTCTGGACTGATAATCTACTAATTTTCCATTTGTGCCTTGCTCCAAAGCTGCGCAAAGCCAAAGGAAATTCCCTGTTAGTTGCCTTGTGTTTCTTGAAGCATGTCCAAAAATACAACATCAGTCTGGCTTGAGAATCTTTACATATTAAGAATTTTATCGTACAAAGGGAGAGCTACTAAAATCCACATAATTATGGAGCACAAGTGTGATCCTAGACAGTGTTTATTGGGGAACTCTTGTGGTAaggaaaataaagcaagaaaacattcagaactCTGTTATTTGATCTCTCCAGCTACTTTTGGTGGTGATCTGTGGTTACATGATGAGATCTGAATGGTGCATGAAACTTAAAACCTCTGCTGTGCTGGGGCCCGGAATGGGACAGTGTTTTCTTTGTGCAGTGGAAAAACCACGTCAGTGTCCTTCTCGTAACCCTAAATGTCAGCAAAACTGAGTAATTACTTTACTTTATGCGGACACAATCTATGCAATCTCATCTGAATGCAGATGAGatctgcacattttttttaaaactgttcttttttttattctacaaaGCCTTAAAGCCAAATGTGTTTCTTAGTATGATTGTTCTTCTGCATGTTTATCTTCCTTGCTGTTCATCACCTGATCTTTGTACAACACAATTATCATCTGTAGTTTATTAAATGTTACACTggaggagttttttttatatatatattgtctgtatattatgtaatgtcttgtatttttaacaactgataatatatatataaatatacattgtTACTTAATTGTTCTAGCTAACAGCAtgggacatttttaaattgatattCAGGAAATCTGTGTTCCggttcagttcaattcagaaGTTTGCTACTGACCCCAAAGAgacattaaatgttgttgtaactcatattaattcaagaTTCTTCAAAGATTTATTGTAGATGGTGAGAGGGATTTCATGTAGCAGTCTATATTACAGTGAATTTGGAgtagcctctgactgaagacactctgtttaTCGACGTTATTCTCCTACCgtacattaaattatgaaattacCAGAGGACACAGAGAACCAAGAGTAAAATCAACAATCCAACTATATGGAGCTAAAACTGTGTCATAATTTACAAATGCACAGAACAATATCCACAAAAGTATGGGGTTCcatttgtgtcaaaaataaGCAGAAGTCATGTGTAGATGTTGTTGGTCTATGTCGTTGTTATGTGTCTTTTGTAGATGTCTATGGTCTTAGTGCTTTATGGATATGTCGATGTTGCATATGTTATTTCTCTAGCTGCCGTGGTTATTACTCACTGTCATCTTGTCAGTTCATCTGCAGTAAAGCAGTGCATTTGTGAATCTTTTGCATTTGTGAATCTTGGTCTGTGCATTTGTGAATTATGAGACAGTTTTAGCTCCATACAACTATGTTTCACATCTATGACCAAAAGGTAGAACTTTGTGATTCATGAAATAAGCAACATTTGGgcctaaataaaatcctaagagttgttaaattattaataaacttGGAGCTGAAGGGATT
Proteins encoded:
- the LOC114133902 gene encoding serine/threonine-protein kinase PAK 2-like, which translates into the protein MCDSGVCEDKPPAPPVRMSSQGGGAKDPQSANHNSRPLPSAPEEKKSRNKIISIFDKGSKKKDKDKDRPEISSPSDFEHTIHVGFDSVTGEFTGMPEQWARLLQNSNISPSEQKQNPQAVLDVLKFYDSTSGKQKYLSVSASDKDSQLPGKKGTATSPSARDGDDDDDTPPPVVAPRPPHTKSMYTRPTLDTESPKAADRQKAKGGKMTDEEIMEKLRSIVSIGDPKKKYTRFEKIGQGASGTVYTAIDVATGQEVAIKQINLQKQPKKELIINEILVMKELKNPNIVNFVDSFLVGDELFVVMEYLAGGSLTDVVTETCMDEAQIAAVCREVLQALEFLHANQVIHRDIKSDNVLLGMDGSVKLTDFGFCAQITPEQSKRSTMVGTPYWMAPEVVTRKAYGPKVDIWSLGIMAIEMVEGEPPYLNENPLRALYLIATNGTPELQNPEKLSPIFRSFLSSSLEMDVEKRGSGKELLQHPFLKQAKPLSSLTPLILAAKEAMKSNR